A stretch of the Lolium perenne isolate Kyuss_39 chromosome 3, Kyuss_2.0, whole genome shotgun sequence genome encodes the following:
- the LOC139837567 gene encoding uncharacterized protein, whose translation MGDAPKSSSARRSWHTLFPDDAPTPTAPSSPPPALRTLPQSQSATNLISSPQLINKSPGQKMDEAKASQQPRAGDPSANEVVQEVEASANDRVQEEKEAPKTDLPASGPESTPLDVAAGDKKKAVAKGKVAGIRVWSVEDEFGILESLAAFVKAYGKPPGRSQLCEVVRGHVVDKKEFTKTQIYEKVRGLRNKYYTMRTTAAAAGAPPPGDADDLRKYDLSSKIWGDSLMLPKREIKENSSGQPLLRREFEELRDMYPHLTLMVEEIAGGDRCFLKRAFEFIDDGTARQLDAKLKKQRILKMKIHEDRTSITREVLSTLVEYMA comes from the coding sequence ATGGGAGATGCGCCCAAGAGCAGCTCCGCCCGCCGCTCATGGCACACCCTCTTCCCCGATGATGCTCCCACACCCACCGCTCCCTCAAGCCCACCCCCAGCTCTCAGGACGCTCCCTCAGTCGCAGTCGGCCACCAATCTGATTTCATCCCCGCAGCTTATAAACAAGTCGCCGGGCCAGAAGATGGACGAGGCCAAGGCTTCTCAGCAGCCGCGCGCCGGTGATCCCTCCGCCAACGAAGTCGTACAGGAGGTGGAGGCCTCCGCCAATGACCGCGTCCAGGAAGAGAAGGAGGCGCCCAAGACCGATCTGCCCGCTTCTGGTCCGGAGAGCACCCCGCTGGATGTGGCTGCCGGTGACAAGAAAAAGGCCGTGGCAAAGGGGAAAGTGGCAGGCATTCGTGTTTGGTCCGTGGAAGACGAGTTTGGCATCCTCGAGTCCCTTGCTGCGTTCGTCAAAGCTTATGGGAAACCTCCAGGTCGCTCCCAGCTGTGTGAAGTCGTCCGCGGGCACGTTGTTGACAAGAAAGAGTTTACCAAGACACAGATTTACGAGAAGGTCCGTGGGCTGAGGAACAAGTACTATACTATGCGGACCACCGCTGCTGCTGCTGGAGCACCACCACCTGGAGATGCTGATGACCTGCGCAAGTATGATCTATCCAGTAAAATTTGGGGTGATTCCCTGATGTTGCCCAAGCGTGAGATAAAAGAGAACAGCTCTGGCCAGCCGCTTCTCCGTAGGGAGTTTGAGGAACTCCGGGACATGTACCCTCACCTCACTCTAATGGTGGAGGAGATCGCTGGTGGTGACCGCTGCTTTCTGAAAAGGGCGTTCGAGTTTATTGATGACGGTACAGCCCGCCAGTTGGATGCCAAGTTGAAGAAACAACGGATTTTGAAAATGAAGATTCATGAGGACCGTACGAGTATCACGAGGGAGGTGCTTAGCACGCTTGTTGAATACATGGCGTAA